From the Streptomyces sp. KMM 9044 genome, one window contains:
- a CDS encoding DUF4158 domain-containing protein, whose translation MLPEGVRRPEQVVEFVRRAVELPESTLPVCASGRTAERHRSWVRERCGVRYDGQAARLLAGDTMRVAAASSKNNPADLIDIALEKLVEANLEIPRFSTLDAMASTVRGQVNEEILAGIRGRTAEEERRRLLGLPDVIGLDRKTLFNALQQNPGRATWSHFKRLKDHLEWVDGLGDTAKWLEQVASTKVADFAGEAEAQDAATLKDYTEDKRAALIACLAAKARMRARDEPPRLSALLEGDACQRL comes from the coding sequence GTGCTTCCCGAAGGCGTACGACGGCCGGAGCAGGTGGTGGAGTTCGTGCGCCGGGCGGTGGAGCTGCCGGAGAGCACGCTGCCGGTGTGCGCGTCGGGCCGCACGGCGGAGCGGCACCGGTCGTGGGTGCGTGAGCGGTGCGGGGTCCGCTATGACGGCCAGGCCGCACGTTTGCTCGCCGGGGACACGATGCGGGTGGCGGCGGCGTCGTCGAAGAACAACCCGGCGGACCTGATCGACATCGCGCTGGAGAAGCTGGTCGAGGCCAATCTGGAGATACCGCGGTTCTCCACGCTGGACGCGATGGCCTCCACGGTGCGGGGCCAGGTCAACGAGGAGATCCTGGCCGGAATCCGGGGCCGGACGGCCGAGGAGGAGCGGCGCCGGCTGCTGGGGCTGCCGGATGTGATCGGGCTGGACCGCAAGACGTTGTTCAACGCGCTCCAGCAGAACCCGGGCCGGGCGACCTGGTCGCACTTCAAGCGGCTCAAGGACCATCTGGAGTGGGTGGATGGGCTCGGCGACACGGCGAAGTGGCTGGAGCAGGTCGCCTCGACGAAGGTCGCGGACTTCGCCGGCGAGGCGGAGGCCCAGGACGCCGCCACCTTGAAGGACTACACCGAGGACAAGCGGGCGGCGCTGATCGCGTGTCTGGCCGCCAAGGCCCGTATGCGCGCCCGGGATGAACCGCCCCGCCTTTCTGCCCTGCTCGAAGGAGATGCCTGCCAACGCCTTTAG
- a CDS encoding DUF7779 domain-containing protein has translation MFRWPRRKDRPGTSTAPAAPTGTWQEVLHSGNATVTGSDRAFVNTGIYTSTVQLPPDALRPPAEVDAPAGLDDLPYRPGLFVGRGNELDRLDAALATPGAALVQAVHGLGGIGKSALAAHWAATRPHGHTPIRWITADSPAAIQQGLADLTTALQPALATALPDQALAQWGLQWLATHTGWLIVLDNVNDPAHIADLITRARGGRFLITSRLATIWSDAATLVRLDVLDATESLALLTRITTTQHPGRDLDGAADLCEELGHLPLAIEQAAAYLAQNPLTTPRAYLNLLAEHPAAMYRHGAATTPEQRTIARIWNITLDRITTLQPHAADLLRTLAWYAPENIPTTLLDTGPADPPTRNAALGLLTAYSMITPDPATGTLAVHRLVQALARTPDPDDPHRTPTLIDQARQQATNCLHTALPPPTTPLPPGPPGAPSSPTSTPSPSTPPPTPTPQPPSASSTKPDSSSATRASPAAPPHTSNAPTPTPSGCWVRTTPPP, from the coding sequence ATGTTCCGATGGCCACGGCGCAAGGACCGCCCCGGCACCAGCACCGCCCCGGCTGCGCCGACGGGCACGTGGCAGGAGGTACTCCACAGCGGGAACGCCACCGTCACCGGCAGCGACCGCGCATTCGTCAACACCGGCATCTACACCTCCACCGTGCAGCTGCCGCCCGACGCACTGCGGCCGCCCGCCGAGGTGGACGCCCCGGCGGGCCTGGACGACCTGCCCTACCGGCCCGGCCTGTTCGTCGGACGCGGCAACGAACTCGACCGCCTCGATGCCGCCCTCGCCACCCCCGGCGCAGCCCTGGTCCAGGCGGTCCACGGGCTCGGCGGGATCGGCAAGAGCGCCCTGGCCGCCCACTGGGCCGCCACCCGCCCCCACGGCCACACCCCGATCCGGTGGATCACTGCCGACAGTCCCGCAGCCATCCAGCAGGGCCTGGCCGACCTCACCACCGCCCTCCAGCCCGCCCTGGCCACCGCCCTGCCGGACCAGGCACTCGCCCAGTGGGGCCTGCAGTGGCTGGCCACCCACACCGGCTGGCTGATCGTCCTGGACAACGTCAACGACCCCGCCCACATCGCCGACCTGATCACCCGCGCCCGAGGCGGACGCTTCCTGATCACCAGCCGCCTCGCCACCATCTGGAGCGACGCGGCCACACTGGTCCGCCTCGACGTCCTCGATGCGACCGAGTCCCTCGCCCTACTCACCCGCATCACCACCACCCAGCACCCCGGACGGGACCTGGACGGCGCCGCCGACCTGTGCGAAGAACTCGGCCACCTCCCCCTTGCCATCGAACAGGCCGCCGCCTACCTCGCCCAGAACCCGCTCACCACCCCCCGCGCCTACCTCAACCTGCTCGCCGAACACCCGGCAGCGATGTACCGCCACGGCGCGGCCACCACCCCCGAACAACGCACCATCGCCCGCATCTGGAACATCACCCTCGACCGCATCACCACCCTCCAACCCCACGCCGCCGACCTGCTACGCACCCTCGCCTGGTACGCCCCCGAGAACATCCCCACCACCCTGCTCGACACCGGCCCCGCCGACCCGCCCACGCGCAACGCCGCGCTCGGCCTGCTCACCGCCTACAGCATGATCACCCCCGACCCCGCCACCGGCACCCTCGCCGTCCACCGGCTCGTCCAGGCCCTCGCCCGCACCCCCGACCCCGACGACCCCCACCGCACCCCCACCCTCATCGACCAAGCCCGCCAACAGGCCACCAACTGCCTGCACACCGCCCTGCCCCCACCTACGACACCCCTGCCACCTGGCCCACCTGGCGCACCCTCCTCCCCCACGTCGACGCCTTCACCGAGCACACCACCCCCGACACCGACACCACAACCACCGTCCGCATCCTCAACGAAACCGGACTCTTCCTCGGCAACCAGGGCCAGCCCGGCCGCACCACCACATACCTCCAACGCGCCCACGCCGACACCGTCCGGGTGCTGGGTGAGGACCACCCCTCCACCCTGA
- a CDS encoding lysine N(6)-hydroxylase/L-ornithine N(5)-oxygenase family protein — MTASHPEAPETAYDFVGIGLGPFNLGLACLTEPIEELSGVFLESKPDFEWHAGMFLDGAHLQTPFMSDLVTLADPTSPYSFLNYLKEKGRLYPFYIRENFYPLRVEYDDYCRWAASQLSSIRFSTSVTEVTYDEADGLYAVRTGAGDTYRARRLVLGTGTVPFVPQVCRGLGGDLFHNAQYMHRKAELQRKESITVVGSGQSAAEIYYELLSEIDVHGYRLNWVTRSPRFFPLEYTKLTLEMTSPDYIDYFRALPEETRYRLEKQQKGLFKGINSELIDAIFDLLYQKNVSGGGRPVPTRLLTNSTLTAARHENGGYTLGFHQDEQDKDYEIRTEGLVLATGYHYEPPAFLDPVRARLRFDAHGRFDVTRNYAVDVTGRGVFLQNAGVHTHSVTSPDLGMGPYRNSCIIRELLGTEYYPVEKSVAFQEFTV; from the coding sequence TTGACCGCGTCGCATCCTGAAGCCCCGGAGACCGCCTACGACTTCGTGGGAATCGGTCTCGGCCCCTTCAACCTCGGCCTCGCCTGCCTCACCGAACCCATCGAGGAACTGAGCGGCGTCTTCCTGGAGTCCAAGCCGGACTTCGAGTGGCACGCCGGGATGTTCCTCGACGGCGCCCACCTCCAGACGCCGTTCATGTCGGACCTGGTCACCCTCGCCGACCCGACGTCCCCGTACTCCTTCCTCAACTACCTGAAGGAGAAGGGCCGACTGTACCCGTTCTACATCCGCGAGAACTTCTACCCGCTGCGCGTCGAGTACGACGACTACTGCCGCTGGGCCGCCTCGCAGCTGAGCAGTATCCGCTTCTCCACCAGCGTCACCGAGGTGACGTACGACGAGGCGGACGGCCTGTACGCCGTACGGACCGGGGCGGGCGACACCTACCGCGCCCGGCGGCTGGTGCTCGGCACCGGAACCGTGCCGTTCGTGCCTCAGGTGTGCCGGGGCCTGGGCGGCGACCTGTTCCACAACGCGCAGTACATGCACCGCAAGGCGGAGCTGCAGCGGAAGGAGTCGATCACGGTCGTCGGCAGCGGGCAGAGCGCCGCCGAGATCTACTACGAACTCCTCTCCGAGATCGACGTCCACGGCTACCGGCTCAACTGGGTCACGCGCTCTCCGCGGTTCTTCCCGCTGGAGTACACCAAGCTGACCCTGGAGATGACGTCCCCGGACTACATCGACTACTTCCGCGCACTGCCCGAGGAGACCCGCTACCGGCTGGAGAAGCAGCAGAAGGGTCTGTTCAAGGGCATCAACTCGGAGCTGATCGACGCGATCTTCGACCTGCTGTACCAGAAGAACGTCAGCGGCGGCGGCAGGCCCGTCCCCACCCGGCTGCTCACCAACTCCACGCTGACCGCCGCGCGTCACGAGAACGGCGGGTACACGCTCGGCTTCCACCAGGACGAGCAGGACAAGGACTACGAGATCCGCACCGAGGGCCTGGTGCTGGCCACCGGCTACCACTACGAGCCGCCGGCCTTCCTCGACCCGGTCCGCGCACGCCTCCGCTTCGACGCCCACGGCCGGTTCGACGTGACCCGCAACTACGCCGTCGACGTCACCGGCCGGGGCGTCTTCCTGCAGAACGCGGGCGTCCACACGCACAGCGTCACCAGCCCCGACCTGGGCATGGGCCCCTACCGCAACAGCTGCATCATCCGGGAGCTGCTCGGCACCGAGTACTACCCCGTCGAGAAGTCCGTCGCCTTCCAGGAGTTCACGGTATGA
- the glmS gene encoding glutamine--fructose-6-phosphate transaminase (isomerizing), with protein MCGIVGYIGRREVAPLLLEGLQRLEYRGYDSAGIALTSPKATGLKTVKAKGRVRDLEAKVPARFKGTTGIAHTRWATHGAPSDVNAHPHLDAEGKVAVVHNGIIDNAGELRRKLEADGVEFLSETDTEVLTHLIARSQAEKLEDKVRETVRIIEGTYGIAVLHADFPDRIVVARNGSPVVLGIGEKEMFVASDIAALVAHTRQIVTLDDGEMATLKADDFRTYTTEGTRTTAEPTTVEWEAASYDMGGHDTYMHKEIHEQAEAVDRVLRGRIDDRFSTVRLGGLNLDAREARQIRRVKILGCGTSYHAGMIGAQMIEELARIPADAEPASEFRYRNAVVDPDTLYVAVSQSGETYDVLAAVQELKRKGARVLGVVNVVGSAIAREADGGMYVHAGPEVCVVSTKCFTNTTVAFALLALHLGRTRDLSVSDGKRIIEGLRRLPGQISEILDQEEDIRKLALQYAEARSMLFIGRVRGYPVAREASLKLKEVSYIHAEAYPASELKHGPLALIEPALPTVAIVPDDDLLEKNRAALEEIKARSGRIMAVAHREQEKADHTVVVPKNEDELDPILMGIPLQLLAYHTALALGRDIDKPRNLAKSVTVE; from the coding sequence ATGTGCGGAATCGTCGGATACATCGGCAGGCGTGAGGTCGCCCCTCTGCTGCTCGAGGGCCTGCAGCGTCTGGAGTACCGGGGCTACGACTCGGCGGGCATCGCCCTCACGTCCCCGAAGGCGACCGGTCTGAAGACGGTCAAGGCCAAGGGCCGGGTGCGTGACCTGGAGGCGAAGGTCCCGGCGCGCTTCAAGGGCACCACGGGCATCGCCCACACCCGCTGGGCCACCCACGGCGCCCCGTCCGACGTGAACGCGCACCCGCACCTGGACGCCGAGGGCAAGGTCGCCGTCGTCCACAACGGCATCATCGACAACGCCGGTGAGCTGCGCCGCAAACTGGAGGCGGACGGCGTCGAGTTCCTCTCCGAGACGGACACCGAGGTCCTCACCCACCTGATCGCCCGCTCGCAGGCCGAGAAGCTGGAGGACAAGGTCCGCGAGACGGTGCGGATCATCGAGGGCACCTACGGCATCGCCGTACTGCACGCCGACTTCCCGGACCGCATCGTGGTGGCCCGCAACGGCTCTCCCGTGGTACTGGGCATCGGAGAGAAGGAGATGTTCGTCGCCTCGGACATAGCCGCCCTGGTCGCGCACACCCGGCAGATCGTCACCCTCGACGACGGCGAGATGGCCACCCTCAAGGCCGACGACTTCCGTACGTACACCACCGAGGGCACCCGCACGACGGCCGAACCGACCACCGTGGAGTGGGAGGCGGCCTCGTACGACATGGGCGGCCACGACACGTACATGCACAAGGAGATCCACGAGCAGGCCGAGGCCGTGGACCGGGTGCTGCGGGGCCGGATCGACGACCGCTTCTCCACCGTGCGCCTCGGCGGCCTGAACCTGGACGCGCGGGAGGCCCGCCAGATCCGCCGGGTGAAGATCCTCGGCTGCGGCACCTCGTACCACGCGGGCATGATCGGCGCCCAGATGATCGAGGAGCTGGCCCGCATCCCGGCCGACGCCGAGCCGGCCTCCGAGTTCCGCTACCGCAACGCGGTCGTCGACCCCGACACGCTGTACGTCGCGGTGTCCCAGTCCGGTGAGACGTACGACGTGCTGGCGGCGGTGCAGGAGCTGAAGCGCAAGGGCGCCCGGGTGCTGGGCGTGGTGAACGTCGTCGGTTCGGCGATCGCCCGTGAGGCGGACGGCGGCATGTACGTGCACGCCGGGCCCGAGGTGTGCGTGGTGTCCACCAAGTGCTTCACCAACACCACGGTCGCCTTCGCCCTCCTCGCCCTGCACCTGGGCCGCACCCGCGACCTGTCGGTGAGCGACGGCAAGCGGATCATCGAGGGGCTGCGCAGGCTCCCGGGGCAGATCTCCGAGATCCTGGATCAGGAGGAGGACATCAGGAAGCTGGCCCTGCAGTACGCCGAGGCCCGCTCGATGCTCTTCATCGGCCGTGTGCGGGGCTACCCGGTGGCCCGCGAGGCGTCCCTGAAGCTGAAGGAGGTCTCCTACATCCACGCGGAGGCCTACCCGGCGTCCGAGCTCAAGCACGGCCCGCTGGCCCTGATCGAGCCCGCGCTGCCGACCGTCGCGATCGTCCCCGACGACGATCTGCTGGAGAAGAACCGCGCGGCCCTGGAGGAGATCAAGGCCCGCAGCGGCCGGATCATGGCCGTCGCCCACCGTGAACAGGAGAAGGCCGACCACACGGTCGTCGTCCCGAAGAACGAGGACGAGCTGGACCCCATCCTCATGGGCATCCCGCTCCAGCTCCTCGCCTACCACACGGCGTTGGCCCTGGGCCGGGACATCGACAAGCCGCGCAACCTCGCCAAGTCGGTCACCGTCGAGTAG
- a CDS encoding DUF4158 domain-containing protein: MILTSKDAYGYRDLKGEAWWRLARWLWDRCWSGNERPIALFDLATLRLVENKVLLPGATVLERLVPSVRERTNRKTWRMLAAQPDAAQRAALSALLPVEDSRRTSRLDRLRRSPRDITGPGAGKAIDRFIELNKLGAAGWDLAAIPAGRLTALSRYASQVRARAVADLAEPRRTATLVAFAAAMRTRAADEAIEVFDLLMSDLARTSAHLAARQRMRTLGDLDSAALMLREAWITLSHAAEPEQDVRGGFDLLDITALHQAARTVGELARPEAETIAAELTARYRTINQPLRRLAKHLNLEGVDEAGPLMEALRFLPKSERRNPTRGSLTSSTRHRERPAQPGCHIM, encoded by the coding sequence GTGATCCTGACGTCCAAGGATGCCTACGGCTACCGGGACCTGAAGGGCGAGGCATGGTGGAGGCTGGCCCGCTGGCTGTGGGACCGCTGCTGGTCGGGCAACGAGCGTCCGATCGCCCTGTTCGACCTCGCGACCCTGCGCCTGGTGGAGAACAAGGTGCTGCTGCCCGGCGCCACCGTCCTCGAACGCCTGGTCCCCTCCGTCCGCGAGCGCACCAACCGCAAGACTTGGCGCATGCTGGCCGCCCAGCCGGATGCCGCTCAGCGGGCCGCCCTGAGTGCGCTGCTGCCGGTCGAGGACAGCCGCCGTACCTCCAGGCTGGACCGGCTGCGCCGCTCCCCGCGCGACATCACCGGTCCCGGCGCGGGCAAGGCCATCGACCGGTTCATCGAACTGAACAAGCTCGGCGCCGCCGGCTGGGACCTGGCCGCGATCCCCGCCGGCCGCCTCACCGCGCTGTCCCGCTACGCCTCCCAGGTGCGCGCCCGCGCGGTCGCCGACCTTGCCGAGCCCCGCAGGACGGCCACCCTGGTGGCGTTCGCCGCCGCGATGCGCACCCGTGCCGCGGACGAGGCGATCGAGGTCTTCGACCTGCTGATGTCCGACCTGGCCCGCACCTCCGCGCACCTGGCCGCCCGGCAGCGCATGCGCACCCTGGGCGACCTGGACTCCGCCGCCCTGATGTTGCGCGAGGCGTGGATCACCCTCAGCCATGCCGCCGAGCCCGAGCAGGACGTACGCGGCGGCTTCGACCTACTCGACATCACCGCCCTGCACCAGGCCGCGCGCACCGTCGGCGAACTCGCCCGCCCGGAGGCCGAGACCATCGCCGCCGAGCTGACCGCCCGCTACCGCACCATCAACCAGCCCCTGCGCCGTCTGGCCAAACACCTCAATCTGGAGGGCGTCGACGAGGCCGGTCCCCTGATGGAGGCGCTCAGGTTCCTGCCGAAGTCCGAACGCAGGAACCCCACCCGAGGGTCGCTCACTTCATCCACGCGGCACAGAGAACGGCCAGCTCAACCTGGGTGTCACATCATGTGA
- a CDS encoding recombinase family protein translates to MWDSRGTDLAYCRVSTTAQDLDRQIDAVRDAGVAEEHIYVDKRTGTNMDREGLTALLGFARPGDRINVLTLDRLGRNMRETLNLVHDLTERGIFLRTLGDKLAVYTSEQGLGTDMAIALLAMFAQMERIYMLERAAGARAAKQARGLPTGRPAKLNATTRAGAAQRIKDGAIPEQVAADLGISRSTLYRELRKHRETTTAAHGENED, encoded by the coding sequence TTGTGGGACAGTCGCGGGACGGATCTCGCATATTGCCGTGTCAGCACAACCGCTCAGGATCTCGACCGGCAGATCGACGCGGTCCGCGATGCGGGAGTCGCCGAGGAGCACATCTACGTCGACAAGCGCACCGGCACGAACATGGACCGCGAAGGCCTGACCGCCCTGCTCGGCTTCGCGCGGCCCGGCGACCGGATCAACGTCCTCACCCTGGACCGGCTCGGCCGCAACATGCGCGAGACCCTCAACCTCGTCCACGACCTCACCGAGCGCGGCATCTTCCTGCGCACCCTCGGCGACAAACTCGCCGTCTACACCAGCGAGCAGGGCCTCGGCACCGACATGGCCATCGCACTGCTGGCGATGTTCGCCCAGATGGAACGGATCTACATGCTGGAGCGCGCCGCCGGCGCCCGCGCCGCCAAGCAGGCCCGCGGACTGCCGACCGGACGCCCAGCGAAGCTCAACGCGACCACCCGCGCCGGAGCCGCCCAGCGGATCAAGGACGGCGCCATCCCCGAACAGGTCGCCGCCGACCTCGGCATCAGCCGCTCCACGCTGTACCGCGAACTACGCAAACACCGAGAGACGACCACCGCGGCGCATGGCGAAAACGAAGACTGA
- a CDS encoding GNAT family N-acetyltransferase has protein sequence MSTTETGLRTALGTFGVRPLDPLKDAELLHGWVTHPKAAFWMMQDAGPADVEREYLRIAADEHHHALLGLHDGTPAFLMETYDPAHRELAGLYEPESGDVGMHFLVAPTGTPLHGFTRAVITAVLAHIFDDPAALRVVVEPDVSNKAVQALNEAVGFVPVREIDKPEKKALLSFCTRQQFAAATGVSV, from the coding sequence ATGAGCACCACCGAGACCGGCCTGCGGACCGCGCTGGGCACCTTCGGGGTCCGCCCGCTCGACCCGCTGAAGGACGCCGAATTGCTGCACGGCTGGGTCACCCACCCCAAGGCGGCCTTCTGGATGATGCAGGACGCCGGACCGGCGGACGTCGAGCGCGAGTACCTGCGGATCGCGGCCGACGAGCACCACCACGCCCTGCTGGGCCTGCACGACGGCACCCCCGCCTTCCTGATGGAGACGTACGACCCCGCCCACCGCGAACTGGCCGGTCTGTACGAGCCGGAGTCCGGCGACGTCGGCATGCACTTCCTGGTCGCGCCGACCGGCACCCCGCTGCACGGCTTCACCCGGGCCGTGATCACCGCCGTCCTCGCGCACATCTTCGACGACCCGGCGGCCCTGCGGGTCGTCGTCGAACCGGACGTGTCCAACAAGGCGGTCCAGGCCCTGAACGAGGCCGTGGGATTCGTTCCCGTACGCGAGATCGACAAGCCGGAGAAGAAGGCGTTGCTGAGCTTCTGCACCCGTCAGCAGTTCGCCGCGGCCACGGGGGTGAGTGTATGA
- a CDS encoding IucA/IucC family protein, giving the protein MSPAGTSLDDTSPTGAVDHLTPERWETANRLLIRKALAEFSHERLLAPEPAGPDAGTDAYVVRSDDGLTEYRFTAVRRALDHWQVTAGSITRHRGGTELPLTAMDFFVELKKSLGLSDEVLPVYLEEISSTLSGTCYKLAKPAVTSAELVDAGFQAVETGMTEGHPCFVANNGRLGFGIHEYRTYAPETANPVRLVWLAAHRSRAAFTAGVGIEYASFLRQELGEETVRRFHRTLTEQGLDPADYLLIPVHPWQWWNKLTVTFAAEVARRHLVCLGEGDDEYLAQQSIRTFFNRSNPHKHYVKTALSVLNMGFMRGLSAAYMEATPAINDWLAQLIDGDPVLRSTGLSVIRERAAVGYRHLEYEKATDRYSPYRKMLAALWRESPVPSLRQGESLVTMASLLHVDHEGTSLAGVLIERSGLTPVEWLRHYLRAYYTPLLHSFYAYDLVYMPHGENVILVLEDGVVRRAVYKDIAEEIAVMDPDAVLPPEVSRIRVEVPEDKKLLSILTDVFDCFFRFLAADLATGNVLTEDDFWRTVAEITREYQASVPELGDKFAQYDMFAPEFALSCLNRLQLRDNRQMVDLTDPSGALQLVGTLKNPLAGF; this is encoded by the coding sequence ATGAGCCCCGCCGGCACGAGCCTCGACGACACGAGCCCCACCGGCGCCGTGGACCATCTGACCCCCGAACGCTGGGAGACGGCCAACCGCCTGCTGATCCGCAAGGCGCTCGCGGAGTTCTCCCACGAGCGGCTGCTCGCCCCGGAACCCGCAGGCCCGGATGCGGGGACGGACGCGTACGTCGTCCGCAGCGACGACGGGCTGACCGAGTACCGCTTCACCGCCGTGCGTCGTGCCCTGGACCACTGGCAGGTCACCGCCGGCTCGATCACCCGGCACCGCGGTGGAACCGAACTCCCCCTGACCGCAATGGACTTCTTCGTCGAGCTGAAGAAGTCGCTGGGGCTGAGCGACGAGGTCCTGCCGGTGTACCTGGAGGAGATCTCCTCCACCCTCTCCGGCACCTGCTACAAGCTGGCCAAGCCCGCCGTCACCTCGGCCGAGCTGGTGGACGCCGGTTTCCAGGCCGTCGAGACCGGCATGACCGAGGGCCACCCCTGCTTCGTCGCCAACAACGGGCGGCTCGGCTTCGGCATCCACGAGTACCGGACCTACGCGCCGGAGACGGCGAACCCGGTGCGGCTGGTGTGGCTGGCCGCGCACCGCTCACGGGCGGCGTTCACCGCCGGCGTCGGCATCGAGTACGCGTCGTTCCTGCGGCAGGAGCTGGGCGAGGAGACCGTCCGGCGCTTCCACCGCACGCTCACGGAACAGGGGCTCGACCCGGCCGACTACCTCCTCATCCCCGTCCACCCCTGGCAGTGGTGGAACAAGCTCACCGTCACCTTCGCCGCCGAGGTCGCCCGCCGCCACCTGGTGTGCCTGGGCGAGGGCGACGACGAGTACCTGGCCCAGCAGTCCATCCGCACCTTCTTCAACCGGTCGAACCCCCACAAGCACTATGTGAAGACGGCCCTGTCCGTCCTCAACATGGGCTTCATGCGCGGGCTTTCGGCCGCGTACATGGAGGCCACGCCGGCGATCAACGACTGGCTGGCCCAGCTGATCGACGGCGACCCGGTGCTGCGGTCCACGGGCCTGTCGGTCATCCGGGAGCGGGCGGCGGTCGGTTACCGGCATCTGGAGTACGAGAAGGCCACCGACCGCTACTCGCCGTACCGCAAGATGCTGGCCGCACTGTGGCGGGAGAGCCCGGTGCCGTCGCTGCGCCAGGGCGAGTCCCTCGTCACGATGGCCTCCCTGCTCCACGTGGACCACGAGGGAACGTCCCTCGCGGGCGTGCTGATCGAGCGGTCCGGGCTCACCCCCGTGGAGTGGCTGCGGCACTACCTGCGCGCCTACTACACGCCGTTGCTGCACAGCTTCTACGCCTACGACCTGGTGTACATGCCGCACGGCGAGAACGTGATCCTCGTGCTCGAGGACGGGGTGGTGCGGCGCGCGGTCTACAAGGACATCGCCGAGGAGATCGCGGTGATGGACCCGGACGCGGTGCTGCCGCCGGAGGTCTCCCGCATCCGCGTGGAGGTACCGGAGGACAAGAAGCTGCTGTCGATCCTCACGGACGTCTTCGACTGCTTCTTCCGCTTCCTGGCCGCAGACCTCGCCACCGGGAACGTCCTCACCGAGGACGACTTCTGGCGGACGGTCGCGGAGATCACCCGCGAGTACCAGGCGTCGGTGCCCGAACTCGGCGACAAGTTCGCCCAGTACGACATGTTCGCCCCCGAGTTCGCGCTGTCCTGTCTCAACAGGCTCCAACTACGCGACAACAGGCAGATGGTGGACCTCACGGACCCGTCCGGCGCGCTCCAGCTGGTCGGCACCCTGAAGAACCCCCTCGCCGGGTTCTGA
- a CDS encoding DUF4158 domain-containing protein yields MTSIERSAYPRFKRLITARELHVFFTPGEEERAWVEEVTDSDEHQLAPLVALKSYQRTGGVE; encoded by the coding sequence ATGACCTCGATCGAGAGGTCCGCGTACCCGCGGTTCAAGCGGCTGATCACCGCGCGTGAGCTGCATGTGTTCTTCACTCCCGGCGAGGAGGAGCGGGCCTGGGTCGAGGAGGTCACGGACTCCGACGAGCATCAGCTCGCCCCGTTGGTCGCGCTGAAGTCGTATCAGCGGACGGGCGGGGTCGAGTAG
- a CDS encoding tetratricopeptide repeat protein, whose translation MGSRNNLAGAYQAAGDLGRAIPLYEQTLTDTVRVLGEDHPSTLGSRNNLAGAYQAAGDLGRAIPLYEQTLTDMARVLGKDHPDTLTSRNNLAYAYQAAGDLGRAIPLYEQTLTDRTRVLGKDHPNTLGSRNNLAGAYQAAGDLGRAIPLYKQTLTDMARVLGKDHPDTLTSRNNLAGAYQAAGDLGRAIPLYKQTLTDMARVLGGDHPVTCTTRNNLASALEKRAVDGPKHW comes from the coding sequence CTGGGCTCCCGCAACAACCTCGCCGGCGCCTACCAGGCGGCGGGGGATCTGGGGCGGGCGATCCCGCTGTACGAGCAGACCCTCACCGACACCGTCCGGGTGCTGGGTGAGGACCACCCCTCCACCCTGGGCTCCCGCAACAACCTCGCCGGCGCCTACCAGGCGGCGGGGGATCTGGGGCGGGCGATCCCGCTGTACGAGCAGACCCTCACCGACATGGCGCGGGTGCTGGGTAAGGACCACCCCGACACCCTGACCTCCCGCAACAACCTCGCCTACGCCTACCAGGCGGCGGGGGATCTGGGGCGGGCGATCCCGCTGTACGAGCAGACCCTCACCGACCGCACCCGGGTGCTGGGTAAGGACCACCCCAACACCCTGGGCTCCCGCAACAACCTCGCCGGCGCCTACCAGGCGGCGGGGGATCTGGGGCGGGCGATCCCGCTGTACAAGCAGACCCTCACCGACATGGCGCGGGTGCTGGGTAAGGACCACCCCGACACCCTGACCTCCCGCAACAACCTCGCCGGCGCCTACCAGGCGGCGGGGGATCTGGGGCGGGCGATCCCGCTGTACAAGCAGACCCTCACCGACATGGCGCGGGTGCTGGGCGGCGACCACCCTGTCACCTGCACGACTCGCAACAACCTCGCTTCGGCGTTGGAGAAGCGGGCGGTGGACGGGCCGAAGCACTGGTGA